The Streptomyces sp. NBC_00775 genome includes the window TTGCCGTGCTCCGCGGCCGACTGCCACATGGACAGGATCAGGAACTCATGGCCGGGTGCCTCACCGAACAGGCCCCGCACCATGCCGGGCGAGCCCGCCATCGCGGGGTTCCAGACCTTCTCCTGCATCAGCGCGAAGTGCTCCGCCCGCTCCTCGTGGATCCGGCAGTGGGCCACTCGTACCAGGTCGGCGTCCGTGAAGCGCGGCTCGAAGCCGGTTTTCACGTCGAAACGGTGATCGAACAGCTTGACCTGCGAGTCCTTGAAGGTGCCCGACTGCGCGGCGGCGAGCCGATCGTGGGAGCGGGCCATGAAGGAGTCGTAGAAGGCACGGCTTTCCCAGAAGGCGAAGATGTGCGCGACGCCGGACCGCCCCCGGCTCCATCCCCCGCCCTGTCCCCGGAAACCCGGCTCCCCCAGAAGCCCCGCCCACTTTCGCTGCCCCCGCTCGAAACCGCGGCGGTCGACCACGGTGCAGCGAATCCACTTGACCAGCACCGCGCCATCGTAAGGCCACGGAGCGTGGCGCCGGTCACGCTCCGGCGGAGTACATC containing:
- a CDS encoding DUF4937 domain-containing protein → MLVKWIRCTVVDRRGFERGQRKWAGLLGEPGFRGQGGGWSRGRSGVAHIFAFWESRAFYDSFMARSHDRLAAAQSGTFKDSQVKLFDHRFDVKTGFEPRFTDADLVRVAHCRIHEERAEHFALMQEKVWNPAMAGSPGMVRGLFGEAPGHEFLILSMWQSAAEHGKYRAERVERLALRAQIEADVAALAGDIVELEPSWTV